AACATTGGTCAAGGCCTAGAGTTCCTCAACCGTTACCTATGCAACCAACTGTTTACCGACCCTCAACCTTGGTTAGATGAATTATTTAATGTCTTACAAGGACGGCAATACGACGGCATACCCCTGCTAATCAATACTCGCATTCACTCAGTCACCCAGCTACCCCAGCAAGTCAAGAAAGCCCTCAGTTTTTTAGGTCAGCAACCACCGAATGAACCCTACGAAAAAATTCATCTTGATCTCCAAGAACTAGGCTTTGAACCAGGTTGGGGCAACACGGCATCTCGGGCGCACGAAACGCTAGAACTCCTCGACCAATTTATCAACGCCCCACATCCTGCCATTCTAGAAGCCTTTGTTTCCCGTATCCCTGCCAACTTTCGCATCGTCCTAATCTCCATCCACGGCTGGGTAGGGCAAGAAGATGTCCTAGGACGACCTGAGACGGCGGGTCAGGTCGCCTATGTCCTTGACCAAGCCCGCAGCCTAGAAAACAAATTGCGAGAAGATATCACACTAGCGGGTCTCGACATCCTCGGCATCCAACCCCAAGTGATCGTCCTCACCCGCCTGATTCCCAACAGCGAAGGGACTCGGTGTAATCAACGCCTAGAAAAAGTCTACGGCACCGAAAATGCCTGGATCTTGCGCGTTCCTTTCCAGGAATTCAATTCTAAAGTTACTCAGAACTGGATTTCTAAATTTGAGATTTGGCCCTATTTGGAAACTTTTGCCACTGATGCAGAAAGAGAACTGCTAGCACAACTTGGGGGACGCCCTAATTTGATTATTGGCAACTACAGTGACGGCAACTTAGTTGCCTTCCTGCTTGCACGTCGCTTCAAATCAATCCAATGCAATATTGCCCATTCCCTAGAAAAGACTAAATATCTGTTTAGCGACCTCTACTGGCAAGGCTTTGAGGAGCAATACCACTTCTCACTGCAATTCACCGCTGACCTGATCAGCATGAATGCAGCGGACTTCATCATCGCGTCGTCTTATCAAGAAATTGTGGGAACACCTGACACTTTAGGTCAGTATGAGTCGTACAAATGTTTCACTATGCCCCATCTATATCATGTGGTAGATGGGATTGAACTGTTTAGTCCCAAATTCAACGTGGTGCCGCCGGGGGTAAATGAAAATATCTTCTTTCCCTACAGCCAGACAGCAGAACGAGTTAACAGCGATCGCGAACGAGTTCACAACTTACTCTTTAGCCGAGAAGATCCGCATATCCTTGGTTATCTAGACAACCCTAGCAAGCAACCCATTTTTTCTTTTGCTCCCATCACCTCAATTAAGAACCTCGCAGGTCTAGCTGAATGCTTCGGTCAAAGCCAGGCATTGCAAGAGCGTTGCAACCTGATCGTCATTACTGGCAACCTCAATCCAGATGATGCCACAACCTTAGAAGAAAAAGGGGAAATCGAAAGGCTGCACAACATCATCAATCAGTACGATCTCCACGGGAAAAGCCGCTGGTTGGGTATGCGTCTCAGCAACCCCGATCTGAGTGAAGCCTACCGGGTAATTGCTGATTGCAGGGGAATTTTTGTCCACTTTGCTCGGTTTGAAGCCTTTGGTATCACGATTCTAGAAGCGATGATCTCCGGCTTGCCAACTTTCACCACTCAATTTGGCGGCTCCTCAGAAATTATCCAAGATGGAGAAAATGGGTTTCATATCAACCCCACCAACTTGGAAGAAACAGCGAAACAAATTTTAGATTTTATCAATCGGTGTGACATAAATCCCCAATACTGGCAAGAAATCTCTCAGCGGGCTATTAAGCGAGTACGTGACAAATACAACTGGCAGTTACATACTAAGCAACTGCTATTATGCGCTAGAATTCAAGGCTTCTGGAACTCTGTTTACCAGGAAAACCGAGAAGCAATGCTTCGCTACTTGGAAGCCTTATTTTATTTAATCTACAAACTCAGAGCCGAAAAACTCCTGGAACAACACTTGCAGCGGTAATTCATAATTCACAGGTAATGACTCAAGCCACCAGACAAGCTGCGATGGATGCAATAATTAATTCCGGCTATTTTTTTATCTATACAGATTGGACCCTAATCGAAACCCAGTTTGACCCTGAACGGCTGCACCATAAGGAAACCGTCTTTACGATCGGCAACGGGTACCTAGGAACGCGGGGTAGCTTTGAGGAAGGTTATACCCGCGCATTGCCAGCCACTTTGGTGCACGGAGTCTATAACGATGTTCCCGTTGTTTACACTGAACTTGCCAACTGCCCCGACTGGCTACCGCTAACGGTAATCGTAAATGGCGATCGCTTCCGCCTCGATCAAGGCGAGATCTTAAGCTACGAACGGCAGCTTGACCTGCGTTGGGGCATTCTCAGCCGCAGAGTGCGTTGGCGTAGCCCTAGCGGGAAGACGCTAGACCTTAACTTTGAGCGCTTTGCCAGCCTAGCGGATGAACACGTGCTTTGTCTGCGCTGTCAGTTGACACCTGTAGATTTCGATGGTTCGATCAAAATTCAGGCTAGCATCAACGGCTATCCTGAAAATCAGGGCTTCAACCACTGGGAATTACTTGACCAGGGTGAGATTGCTCAAGGTACTTGGTTGCAAGTCCGCACTCGCAACTCCCGGATTGAATTGGGTATGGCATCCGGGTTGAGCCTAGCGGGGGTCGAGGCAGCTTTGGAATTCACCGGCATTCCAGGCTATCCTACTTTGGAAACAACATTTTCAGCGATAGCAGGACAAACCGTAACGCTGGAGAAAATGGTAACAGTTTTTACCTCGCGGGATGT
This window of the Chroococcidiopsis sp. CCMEE 29 genome carries:
- a CDS encoding sucrose synthase → MYELVQAILNSSEKTDLHQLLSELRSKEKQYFLRNEILQAFRDYCHQSQKPAYFYHSSSLGELIHYTHEIILEEENTWFLVRSRIANQEFWLFKADLSSWELMMPQALLNARDRLVDRYQPQILEIDLRPFYDPLPTISDPRNIGQGLEFLNRYLCNQLFTDPQPWLDELFNVLQGRQYDGIPLLINTRIHSVTQLPQQVKKALSFLGQQPPNEPYEKIHLDLQELGFEPGWGNTASRAHETLELLDQFINAPHPAILEAFVSRIPANFRIVLISIHGWVGQEDVLGRPETAGQVAYVLDQARSLENKLREDITLAGLDILGIQPQVIVLTRLIPNSEGTRCNQRLEKVYGTENAWILRVPFQEFNSKVTQNWISKFEIWPYLETFATDAERELLAQLGGRPNLIIGNYSDGNLVAFLLARRFKSIQCNIAHSLEKTKYLFSDLYWQGFEEQYHFSLQFTADLISMNAADFIIASSYQEIVGTPDTLGQYESYKCFTMPHLYHVVDGIELFSPKFNVVPPGVNENIFFPYSQTAERVNSDRERVHNLLFSREDPHILGYLDNPSKQPIFSFAPITSIKNLAGLAECFGQSQALQERCNLIVITGNLNPDDATTLEEKGEIERLHNIINQYDLHGKSRWLGMRLSNPDLSEAYRVIADCRGIFVHFARFEAFGITILEAMISGLPTFTTQFGGSSEIIQDGENGFHINPTNLEETAKQILDFINRCDINPQYWQEISQRAIKRVRDKYNWQLHTKQLLLCARIQGFWNSVYQENREAMLRYLEALFYLIYKLRAEKLLEQHLQR